Proteins from a genomic interval of Desulfofustis limnaeus:
- a CDS encoding FmdE family protein — MSCSYAAEVIERVVSFHGHRCPGLAIGIRAAEYASREFPETSAADLVCVTETDMCGVDAIQYLTGCTFGKGNLIHRDYGKMAFSFFDRSSNRGIRLTLNNYRQDGGHEEMSGLMAKSIEGTLSREEQARLELLRRQSQTRIMELPLETLFAKQTVDGTRPRPARIMQSLTCSACNEKTMETRTRRLAGRTYCIPCFEQIEQKR; from the coding sequence ATGAGTTGTTCTTATGCTGCAGAAGTCATCGAGCGGGTCGTCTCTTTCCACGGTCACCGCTGTCCCGGCCTTGCCATCGGTATTCGCGCTGCCGAGTACGCTTCGCGGGAATTCCCCGAAACATCGGCCGCCGATCTGGTCTGCGTCACCGAGACCGACATGTGCGGCGTCGATGCCATCCAGTACCTGACCGGATGCACGTTCGGCAAAGGCAACCTGATTCATCGTGATTACGGGAAAATGGCATTTTCGTTCTTTGATCGAAGCAGTAACCGCGGTATCCGTCTGACACTCAACAATTACCGGCAGGACGGCGGCCATGAAGAGATGAGCGGGTTGATGGCGAAAAGCATCGAGGGAACCCTCTCGCGAGAGGAACAGGCGCGCCTCGAACTCCTGCGCCGGCAGAGCCAAACAAGGATTATGGAACTGCCGTTGGAGACCTTGTTCGCCAAACAGACCGTCGACGGGACCAGGCCACGACCGGCGCGGATCATGCAGAGCCTGACCTGCAGCGCCTGTAACGAAAAGACCATGGAGACGCGAACCCGGCGGCTGGCCGGCAGGACCTACTGCATCCCCTGTTTCGAGCAGATCGAGCAGAAACGCTAG
- a CDS encoding ABC transporter ATP-binding protein, whose amino-acid sequence MSIAIHDLAFAYNGTAVLERIDLTVMPGQLLAILGPNGVGKTTLLKCLNAIHKPSNGAILVEDRNVLSMKAAEIARLIGYVPQRAETARFTVFDTVLLGRKPHLNWRVADRDLRLVNSALSLLHMDHLALRYIDELSGGELQKVAIARALVQEPRLLLLDEPTASLDLKNQLHILSIIRRIVSEHKISAVMTMHDLNSALRYGDRFCFLKDGRIHSVSGSDELTPEVIEAVYGVRVAIHRIDNQTIILPHRADH is encoded by the coding sequence ATGAGTATCGCCATTCACGACCTGGCTTTCGCCTATAACGGCACAGCCGTCCTGGAGCGCATCGATCTGACGGTAATGCCGGGGCAGCTGCTGGCCATCCTCGGCCCCAACGGGGTGGGCAAGACCACCTTGCTCAAATGCCTCAACGCCATTCACAAACCGAGCAACGGCGCGATCCTGGTTGAAGATCGCAACGTCCTGTCGATGAAGGCGGCAGAGATCGCCCGTCTCATCGGCTACGTCCCGCAACGGGCGGAAACGGCACGTTTCACCGTCTTTGATACGGTTCTGCTGGGGCGCAAGCCGCACCTGAACTGGCGAGTCGCCGACCGGGATCTGCGCCTGGTGAACAGCGCTCTGTCACTGCTCCATATGGACCACCTGGCCCTGCGCTATATCGACGAATTGAGCGGTGGTGAGTTGCAGAAAGTCGCCATCGCCCGGGCCCTGGTCCAGGAACCGCGATTGCTGCTGCTGGACGAACCGACCGCCTCGCTCGATCTCAAGAACCAATTGCACATCCTCTCGATTATCCGTAGGATAGTCAGCGAGCATAAGATTTCCGCGGTCATGACCATGCACGATCTGAACAGCGCGTTGCGCTACGGCGACCGTTTCTGCTTCCTCAAAGACGGCAGGATCCATAGCGTCAGCGGCAGCGACGAGTTGACCCCGGAAGTCATCGAAGCGGTATACGGCGTCCGAGTGGCCATCCATCGCATCGACAACCAGACCATCATCCTGCCCCACCGGGCGGATCATTGA
- a CDS encoding selenium metabolism-associated LysR family transcriptional regulator, with amino-acid sequence METRHLRIFVTVYQTRSFTKAAEQLFTSQPTVSEHMHNLEEKLGCRLFDRLGRSIAPTPEAQLLFPKAMALLDEMDRLKETLAAATKQVAGDLTIGASTIPGAYLLPEQAAAFKQTYPGVSFTIVINDSAEIIKRVNDHRLYLGVVGAKIPSTRLNYTAFAGDELILASRIDQGLPDEIEVSLLTSYDFLIREEGSGTGRHVQQFLNQAGLPQTELRIRARLGSSTAIKEAVKAGLGVAVISRTAIRDELATGTLQETRIKGLDMHRSFYIVTPRKRTMPNHYQVFLDYLQASPPVVPAP; translated from the coding sequence ATGGAAACAAGACATTTACGGATTTTCGTCACCGTCTATCAGACGAGAAGCTTTACCAAGGCGGCAGAGCAGCTCTTCACCAGCCAGCCGACGGTCAGCGAACACATGCACAATCTCGAGGAGAAGCTGGGGTGTCGTCTGTTCGACCGCTTGGGACGTTCCATCGCTCCCACCCCGGAGGCCCAGCTCCTCTTCCCGAAGGCAATGGCCCTTCTCGACGAGATGGACCGGCTCAAAGAGACGCTGGCCGCAGCCACCAAACAGGTGGCCGGCGACCTGACCATCGGCGCCAGTACCATCCCCGGGGCCTACCTCCTCCCCGAACAGGCGGCAGCCTTCAAGCAGACCTACCCCGGTGTGTCCTTTACCATTGTCATCAACGATTCGGCGGAGATCATCAAACGAGTCAATGACCATCGCCTCTACCTCGGTGTGGTTGGGGCCAAGATCCCTTCAACCAGACTGAATTATACCGCGTTTGCCGGCGACGAGTTGATCCTGGCGTCGCGCATCGACCAGGGATTGCCCGATGAGATCGAGGTTTCCTTACTCACCTCGTATGATTTCTTGATCCGGGAAGAAGGTTCGGGAACAGGCCGCCATGTGCAACAGTTTCTCAACCAGGCTGGCCTGCCCCAGACGGAACTCAGGATCAGGGCCAGACTCGGCTCCAGCACCGCCATCAAGGAAGCCGTCAAGGCGGGACTCGGCGTGGCGGTCATCTCCCGGACAGCGATCCGCGACGAACTGGCCACCGGTACACTGCAGGAAACAAGAATCAAGGGGCTGGATATGCATCGTTCGTTTTACATCGTCACCCCGCGTAAACGAA
- a CDS encoding trans-sulfuration enzyme family protein has product MNKQTQCVHSGTRPDPQTGGINTPIFTSSAFTYLGKEVNPYPRYFNTPNQEAVVAKLCALEEAEDGLLFSSGMAAVVTTILALVRSGEHVVVQDELYGGTHAMLTGLLSRFGVRYRFVGKSVQSFAAAIEEKTKLIYIETPTNPLLGIVDIREITALAQDKGIITVIDNTFASPINQTPRTLGVDVVVHSGTKYLGGHSDLCCGAALFGREHGDRLRHAAINLGGNLNAEACSLLERSLKTLHLRVSKQTENAAAVAAFLEEHGAVSAVHYPGLTSHPGHQVARRQMSGFGAMLSFELGGKAPATDVFLKRLKMIVPALSLGGVESTICDPARTSHAKMSAEERQRVGISDRLLRLSVGIEHPDDLTADLAQALGG; this is encoded by the coding sequence ATGAACAAACAGACCCAATGCGTACACAGCGGTACTCGTCCGGACCCGCAGACCGGCGGGATCAATACCCCGATCTTCACCTCGTCGGCATTCACCTACCTGGGCAAGGAGGTCAACCCGTACCCCCGCTATTTCAATACGCCTAACCAGGAGGCGGTGGTAGCCAAGCTCTGCGCCCTGGAGGAAGCGGAGGACGGCCTGCTCTTCAGCTCCGGTATGGCGGCGGTGGTTACCACCATTTTGGCCTTGGTGCGCAGCGGCGAACACGTGGTGGTGCAGGACGAATTGTATGGCGGCACGCACGCCATGCTCACCGGCCTGCTGTCCCGCTTCGGGGTCCGTTACCGTTTCGTCGGAAAGTCCGTCCAGTCGTTTGCGGCGGCGATCGAAGAGAAGACCAAACTCATCTATATCGAGACACCGACCAATCCGCTGCTCGGTATCGTCGATATTCGCGAGATCACCGCCCTGGCCCAAGACAAGGGTATCATCACCGTTATCGACAACACGTTTGCCTCGCCGATCAATCAGACGCCGCGGACGCTCGGGGTCGATGTGGTGGTGCACAGCGGCACCAAGTATCTGGGTGGCCACAGCGACCTCTGCTGTGGCGCCGCCCTGTTTGGCCGCGAGCATGGCGACCGGCTGCGACACGCCGCCATCAACCTGGGCGGCAACCTCAATGCCGAGGCCTGCAGCCTGTTGGAGCGAAGCCTCAAGACCCTGCATTTGCGGGTCAGCAAACAGACGGAGAACGCCGCCGCCGTCGCCGCGTTTCTCGAGGAGCACGGGGCGGTGTCGGCCGTCCATTATCCGGGGCTGACCAGCCACCCCGGACACCAGGTAGCACGGCGGCAGATGAGCGGCTTCGGGGCCATGCTCAGCTTCGAACTGGGAGGGAAGGCGCCGGCAACCGACGTTTTCCTGAAAAGACTGAAGATGATCGTTCCGGCGCTCAGTCTGGGCGGTGTCGAGTCAACCATTTGCGACCCGGCTCGCACCTCGCATGCCAAGATGAGTGCCGAAGAACGGCAACGGGTGGGAATCAGCGACCGGCTGCTGCGGCTATCGGTGGGAATTGAACACCCCGACGATTTGACTGCAGATCTCGCCCAGGCCTTGGGCGGTTGA